TTGATTCGTCACTAAACTCTCCATAAACTGCTCTAACCCTAACGACACTCCATTCAAAGCATTACCTAAAATCATACCCAATAGGGGAATTAAATATTGGGGATTGTACCAGGGAGTGACTTGAATTACAGCCAGGATAGAGAATTGGGTAATGAAGAACGCAGCCACTAAAATGGAGAGGAAGGAGCACCAATAGATACCCACAAATCGCCTTGAGGTGCGGTTAACGCCAGACATTCCCGCGATGCTGGTCATTAGGATAGCCAGTAGTAAAATGGCGATCGGATTCGATAAGGAAAACAGCCAATTGAGGACATATCCAATTAATAATAGCTGGACGACCATGCGAATCGTGGCGATCGCTAACGTTTTCTCTAATCCTAACCGCAAACCCACCGATAATCCCATATTAATGAGAATTAATAGAGATGAGCTTACCAATTGAATCTCACTAATGGAAATCGTGCTCTTGGACATAAATTATTACCACTTCATCATCGGTAATGGGTTAAGGGGATTGTGCTTAAATTCTTCTTTAGTTAAGCGCAACAAGTTTTGATGAAAGCCAAGATTAGGAAAGGTTTTCAAGACTTCTTTAATATAAATTCTCGGTAAGCCAAACGAGCGCCACCCCTGAGATACATCCACCCAATCTCCTTTTCTAAACACTTCCACTAACGGATACTCGCAGTTACGAACACGGGTAAATTTGTGGTGTAAATCGATCATTAGCGAAATTTCCGTTGACCATGACTCTTTACCTTGATTTTTGAGGT
Above is a genomic segment from Roseofilum reptotaenium CS-1145 containing:
- a CDS encoding ABC transporter permease, with the protein product MSKSTISISEIQLVSSSLLILINMGLSVGLRLGLEKTLAIATIRMVVQLLLIGYVLNWLFSLSNPIAILLLAILMTSIAGMSGVNRTSRRFVGIYWCSFLSILVAAFFITQFSILAVIQVTPWYNPQYLIPLLGMILGNALNGVSLGLEQFMESLVTNQGKIETLLSLGATRWEATHAEVKQAVRRGMIPIINSMMVMGVVSLPGMMTGQILAGASPLDAVRYQIIIVFAIASGSALGTLGVVLLAWQALLSPSHQLRLNKLIKVKP